The Coraliomargarita parva region CGCCGCTCACCGAATGGCGGGAAGCGGCTGGAGTCACGATTTTCATGATCTGACGCTGCGTTTTCTCGCAAATGTCGATGGAGAAGTGCGTTTGGTTCAAATGGATCCGGAGGGCTGGTTGTCGAGCGGTGCTCCGAATTATCCTGATCTGAATGAAGCGGTGAAGGCAGGCATTCCAGTTGAGCAGGAACGTATGTTGCGGCATGACACGGCGGTTGATCGCTTTGGTAACTTGATCGTGAACCAATCGCCGATGACAGCTTACGCGCCGGATGGCAAGACGCTCTGGACCTACCCGAATAACTGGGTCGGTGTGCACGGCTCTCATAGAGCGCCGCTTCCGAGTGTCGGAGAACTGCAAGGTGCGCTGTTCTTCAGTGGTATGGCATCGCTGGATAACCAGTCGGATGTCTTTGTGTTAAACGGTAATCATGGCCGCGCCTTTGTCATGACTTCCGATGGACTCTATCTCGACGAGATGTTTCCGGATGTCCGAATGATGAAAAACTCCTTCTCGTCCGGCATCGGGATTCTGGGGGGCGAGTGCTTCGGCGGTGCCTTTGGCAGATCTGAAAAAACCGGTAAATACTACTTCCAGGGCGGTGGCATCGAATACCGCATTTACGAAGTTCAGGGACTCGGCGAGACCGTGCGTCAGAACGGTAAGCTCGAAGTCAAGGCCGAGCAGGTGCAGGCGGTGGAGCGCAATGTGGCTCGACAGCAGGCTGAGGCCTCCTCGGTGCTCTTGGCTGAAATCGAACTGCGTTCGGAAGCTCCACAGATCGATGGTAAGCCAGACGACTGGCCGAAGGCCAATACCATCGAATGGTCCGAGGGGAATAAGTTTCCGGTCGAAGTCAAAGCGGCCTATGATGCAACCAACCTTTATCTCTATTACGTGGTGGAGGACGAATCCCCATGGCGCAACCAAGGCAGTGACTGGCAGTCCCTCTTCAAAACCGGTGATGGTATTGACCTGCAAATGCAGACCGATGTGGAGGCCAATCCGAAACGTCAGAGCCCGGTCGAGGGTGACCTACGATTGTTTATCGCCCCGAGTGCTGAAGGCGATGTTGCCGTGCTCTATCGTCATCGTGTGCCGGGGGCTGCTGAGGAAGACGGTGTGCTCTTTCAGAGCCCGTGGCGCAGCGAGCGCGTGGATGTGGTCAAACGCCTCGCTGACACAGAGATTGCCGTACGGACATACAGTCGACGCTATGAAGTGGAAGTTGCGATACCGCTGGTTGAACTCGGATTGGAGAATCTCGACGGCAAATCGTTACGAGGTGATTTCGGTGTGATCTTTGGCGATGCCGAGGGCACGATCAATACCTTCCGTCACTACTGGTCGAATCAGGCAACCGGCCTCGTCAATGACGTGCCGGGTGAAATTATGCTCCAGCCTTCCTTGTGGAGCGAAATCAAGTTTGGAGGCACTTTGGATGAATAATCAAAGATCTTTACCTATGTTGACCAAACGTAACTTTCTTTTCTCAGGATTTCTACTCACACTTGGGTTGAGCTTACCAGCCGCTTCAGTCGAGGTGGCCGGTGTCTTTGGCAATTCCGGCGAACAAGGTGAGACACTGGTCCGCTTCGCTCCGGGGATTGTCGACGGCATGGGAGTGGTCTACGACGAAAGCTCCGGTACATTGTGGTCCAGTGGCGGCAAATCTGAAATCAAGCGCTACACGGTTGACGGACGTCAGGTTGGAACCTATTCGGCCAATTATAAGGGGAGACAGTCGTTTTTAGACAAAATGACCCGTCTGGGGGACACTCTGGTATTTAATTTCGGTGACCGCCTCTACACACTTCCCCTGGATGCGTTGGTTGGTACGGAGCCCGTGGAGCTATCGACGCGTGCCGACCTTATTTCGTTTAATACGACGCCCGATGGTTGGGGGGTTGCTGCTAAAGAAGGAGAGATCTTCCGTTTTAATCTGGACGGCGTGGTTGAACCCTTGGCCACGCTGGACGGGAGTCCGCGGGAAGTGGAAGTCGGTAGCGATGGAGAAGTATTCGTCTTTCAAAATTGGAAGTATAAAAATATTAAAAACATGGGTACCCCATTGGAGATGCCCGGTTTGAAATTTCAATGGCTGAATGGTTTCTGGTTTGGGCATGGCTATCACGGCACTATACGCCGTTTCAATGCGGATCTTGAAATGGATCCCGGCGTGGTGCTGGGCGGCAATTCAGGCTCTTTCATTGGTTATGTGCCAGGCAACTACGAGATCAATCATGGGAATGGTATGGCTTATCTGGAGAACCACATCTATGCGGTTGCCGGTAGTACCGGAATTCTGCATCTCCTGCAATGGCAACCGGATGCCTTGCGTTTTAAAATCATTCGTCGCATCGGTTCTGTGCGCCGTTGTAAGGCGCTCGCTATGGATAGTCTGGGGAATGTCTGGTTTCATGGGGGCGTGTGGAAGTGGAGCGATGGGCCGGATGCCCCGCTTGAACATGGGATCCCTGATGCCGGCGCGCCCTTGTCGACTAAAAGCCCGGATTACAGAGGACCGTTCGGCGCCGATGTCTTGGACAACGATATGCTCGTTGCGGTGGGGCCCTTTCGTGGTGGAAGGGGGATGTCCTATAGCGGCTCTTTGGATGGTCCCGCTCGCCGAAGTAGCACAGGGGATCCGATGGAAGATTATGCCTCCATGGCATTGATCAAAATCAACAAGCGCAATGCCGCTCTTCTGGTGCGGGCCGACGGTTCGGGTAAGCTATTTTCCGTGAATTCGGATGGTAGTTTAGGTGGGGAAATAGCTGATCTTAGCTTGAAAACGTCGAAGCCGATCCAACGCCTCGACTCAATTGCAGCCGGTCCGAGGAATTCGCTTTGGGTGGCGGCTGACGGTGAATTGCTCTTACTCGCGCAAAACGGGAATAGTTGGCAGGAGACCCGTCGTTGGAAAGGCTGGGGGGCAGATGCGGCACGTTCCTTTGGTAGCCGCTTCTATCTTGATACCGATGAGGATCGTCTTTGGATCTCGGATACCGAGCGTAATCGTGTGGGAGTGTTTGATGTGAGTGAGGGGCAACTGACTCCTTTGGGAGGATTCGGTACTACGGATGTATCGGGAGATGGCATCAATGACTTGGATGCGCCCGAGGTGATTGCAGTCAATGGACATCGCGCAGTGGTTTTTGATTCAGCTAACCAACGTATCGTGAAACTCGAATTGTCTGAATAACTCATGAAAGAACTTTTAGTTATGTCATCTGTGGTGGCGGCCAGCTGTCTACGGCTGATGGGATCCGGTCTGCAACCGGATCCGCTTTTTTCGGATCATACCGTGTTGCAACATGGTGTGGTTTGTCCGATCTGGGGATTGGCTGAGGCCGGTGAAACCGTCACGGTTGATTTTCTAGGGCAGAGGCAGCAGGCTCAAGCCGATGCTCACGGGCAGTGGCGAGTGAAACTGGAGCCACTGGAGCCAGGAGGCCCCTATGAGATGGTCATTTCAGGTGCCAATGAGCGTCTTACTTTTGAGGATGTTTTAGTCGGTGAAGTCTGGCTTTGCAGTGGACAGTCCAACATGGCGCGCACGCTGGTGCCTCCGCCGCAGGTGCTGCCGCGTCGTGATTACTGGGAGGCCTCGGCGGCCGAAGCGGACTATCCGCAGATTCGTGAGTTCAAGGTGCGGGGGAGAACAGCCGATGAACCGCATGCCTTAAGCACTGGCGAGTGGGAAGTGTGCACTCCGGAAAATGCTCGAGGGTTTTCCGCGGTCGGCTATTTCTTTGCCCGCGATTTGAGTAAAGCGCGCGGTGATGTGCCCGTCGGCATCATCACGGCTGCCGTCGGCGCCACCGGGATCGCCAACTGGATGAGTCTGGATGCGCTCAATGCAGAACCGGGTTTGGAACCAACCATGGCATATTTTGCTAAGGTGCATGCACGCTATCCGGCGGCCTTGGAAAAGTATGAAGCCGATATGGTCGAATATGAAGCGAGGCTCAAAGCCTACGAGGTCAACGGTGGAGAAAAGCCGAAGAAGCCCCACGAACCGCGTAACCCCTTTACGGATCCTTATCGAATGGGGGCCAACTACAATGGCAAGATCGCACCACTCATGCCCTATGCGATCAAAGGCGCATTGTGGTATCAGGGGGAGCAGGACCGGAACCATCCTCGTAACTACCCCTATTATCTACGCAGTTTGATTGGTTCCTGGCGCGAAGCATGGGGACGGGGGGATTTTCCTTTTATTGTGATTCAACTTCCGGATCATGAGAAAACCGAAGCCATCTTCCGTGTCGTTCAGCAGGAAGGCGCAGAATATGTGCCCAACACGGCTATAGTGGTCACCATGGATGTTGGCGATCCACAGGATATCCATCCGCCCAATAAGGAACCGGTCGGTGTGCGTTCTGCATTGGCCGCGCGGGTTTTAGCCTACGGTGAGCCGATTCTGGGTTACAGCCCGCAACTGGAGTCGGTCGAAGTCGAGGGGGCCGAGCTGACACTCTATTTTGCGGATGCGGATGGGCTGATGGCGGTGGATGGACCGGCCAAAGGCTTCGAGCTGTCGGGTGTCGATAAGAAGTTTGTGCCGGCCTCTGCGCGTATCAATGAGGACCGGGTCATTCTCTCTGCAGAGGGGATCGAAGCGCCCAAATACGTCCGCTATGCATGGTCGAATGTCCCGGTGGTTAATGTCTACAACGCAGCCAAACTGCCGATCGCTCCTTTCAGTCAAACCATCAAATAATTTACTAGAATGTTCACGTCCACGAAGTCCGCACGTTCCGCATTGATGGCGGTTGCCTGTCTGTTTACCACACAATTTATGTCGGCAGAACCCTTGGTTCGATCAGGACAGAAAATTGCTTTCCTTGGTGACTCGATCACCGAGCAGGGCTTTCGCACGAGCAGCGGCTATGTCAATCTCGTGCGGATGGGCTTGGAAGCCAACGATCTCAAAATCGAGGTGATTCCGGCAGGCAAGAGCGGGCACAAATCGAATCAGATGTTGGGCCGCCTGCAGCGTGATGTGCTTGAGAAGCAACCGGATTGGATGACCTTGAGCTGTGGGGTCAACGATGTTTGGCACCAGAGCCGAAATGCCGGAGTGCTCCTTCCTGCATACAAGGAGAATATCACCAAGATTGTCGATCAATGCGAAGCCGCAGGCGTGAAGATCTTGCTCCTGACGGCGACGCCGATCAAGGAAGTCGAGAACGAACTGAATCAAAAGCTGGTCGGATATAATGATTTTTTAAGAGAACTGGCGGTCGAACGGAACCTGCCCTTAGCTGATACCAGCGCCGCATTTTGGCAGACCTTGGAAACCGAATCGAAACCAAGTTACAAGGGCTTATTCCTGACCGTGGACGGTGTGCACATGAATCCAGTCGGCGATATGCTAATGGCCACAGAAGTTCTCAAAGCCTTCGGCTTGGACGAAGCGCAACTGGCCAAGGCCGAAGCCGCTTGGATGAACGTGCAAACTCGAGTTAACGCGGGCACGAATCTACGGGTTGAGGACTACATGAAGCTCCGTCAATTAGCGGAGCAAAAGGAGGATTCTCCCGGCCATCTCCTCAATCTGACTTATAAGAATGCGGTGAAGGAGCTCCTTACAGAACCAACCGAATAAATTTCCATGACCACCCTAACACATCTTCGTCGACTTGCGGCATGCGTTGCCTTGCTTGTCAGTGCAGCCTCCCTTCATGCAGAGGGCATCCGGATCCAGTCCGGCCAAAAGTTGGCCTTCCTCGGTGACTCCATCACGCAGTATGGTGCGAACAACCCGAGTGGCTACGCCCGTCTCGTGAAAATCGGTCTGATGGAAAACGGAGTGAATGCCGAATATGTGTTTGCAGGCATCAGTGGTCACAAGTCCAACCAAATGTTGGCACGCCTGGAGCGCGATGTGTTGAGTAAGCAGCCGGACTGGATGACGCTGAGCTGTGGCGTCAACGATGTCTGGCACGGGGAACGTGGAGTCCCGCTTGAGGATTACAAGACGAACATCACCGAAATCGTGGACCGTTGTGAAGCAGCAGGTGTGACGGTGATGATCCTGACTGCGACTCCGATTAAGGAAGTCCCCAATGAGCTGAACGAAAAGTTGGCGGGGTATAATGCCTTTCTCCGTGAACTGGCGGCCGAACGCGATCTGCCATTAGTCGATCTGAACGCGGCCTTTTGGAAGAAACTCAACCAGCCCTCCGGACCCCGTCCCGAAGGTCTCTATTTGACGGGCGACGGCGTACACATGAATCCGCTCGGTGATATGCTCATGGCCGCCGAAATCCTTAAGGCTTTCGGCTTGAGCGAGGATCAGATTGCTAAGGGCCGAACTGTCTGGTTGCAGCGTCCGGTGCGACTGAATGTGTATGCCAATGTAACTGTCGCCGATTACATAAAGCTAAATGCGGTCGCCGCTGACGAGTCTTCGGTTGGGGATATGCTGACTGACGCTTTCTCTAAGGATGTCGAAGCCTTGATCGAGGCACCGATTCAATAATTTGACACGATCATGATCTCAGAACCATCTCGCCAAACTCCTTTGGTCCGTCAGGCGGATGTCGTTGTTTGTGGCGCGGGGCCGGCTGGAGTGTCCGCAGCCATCGCAGCGGCTGCCTCGGGCGCCGAAACAGTGCTGATTGAAAGTGCCGGTTGCCTGGGTGGCGTTTGGACTTCGGGCCTGTTGACCTACGTGTTGGATGGCAAGGGACAGAGCCCGGTGACACGCCGTATTCTCGACGAGTTGAACAAGCGCGAGGGCCAGCATGCACGCTGGCACGAAAACGATCGTGTCGCGAACTTGGATTGGGCCAAGGATAGTTTTATCTATGAACCCGAGAGTATGAAATGGGTCTTGGAGCGCCTCTGTCTTGAATTCGGGATTCATGTGCGCCTGCACACCCGGGTCTGCGACGTGGTCAAGCGGTCGGATAACGAACGCGAGATCGAAGCGGTCATCACCGAATCGAAATCCGGGCGTGAGGCTTGGCAAGGGAAGGTCTATATCGACACCACCGGCGACGGCGATGTCGCGGCGCAGGCGGGATGTAATTTTGACTTGGGGCGTCCCGGGACCGGCGAGGTGCAGCCCTTAACTTTGATGTGCTTGGTGCAGACGCCTTTTCCGGAACGGCTGCAACCGATGTCACGGCTCTCCGGCAAAGAATTACGGGAAGCCTTTGCCGAGAGTGGGGTGGTGACCAGCTATGCCTCGCCGGTCTTCTTTGAAGTCCGTCCGGATCTCTATGCACTCATGCTCAACCATAAGCACGGCAGCGCCCTCAATGCAGGCGAGCTGAGCCAAGCGACTTTCGAGGCACGGGATGAAGTCATGCGTACGATCGAATCGCTTCGGGAGGCGGGGGGGGCTTGGGAAGGATTGCGTGTGGTCGCGACTGCCAACCAGATCGGTGTGCGCGAAGGGCGTCGCATTCGTGGCCGTTATACGGTGACGGTCGACGACATGATCGAAGGGCGCAGTCACCCCGATGCCGTCTGCCGGGTGCATTTTCCCATCGATGTGCACTCGACCAGGAAAGAAGGGCAGAGCAGTGATTTCGACGAAGAAAACCAGATCCGGACCCAGCCCTACGATGTGCCGCTCCGGTCCTTGATCGCCGCAGACGTCGACAACCTGATGATGGCCGGCCGCAATATCAGCGGAGACTTTATTGCCCACTCCAGCTACCGGGTCACGGGAAACTCCGTCGCGATGGGTGAAGCCGCCGGTGCCTTCGCCGCAGATGCGGTTCGAGTCGGAGAGCGCGTGACCAATTGGCCGACGGAGCATGTGGTGTCGTGTGTTCTTCGTTTGTCGCAATGCTTCGAACGGTAGGGCGCGATATCCCTATCGCGCCGTCGTGTTGTGGCCTCCGAACTTGGTTCGGGGGCATGGGTAGCGCGATGCTTATAGTGACTCCAGTCCCTGTTTACAGTGTGCCATCCGAAG contains the following coding sequences:
- a CDS encoding sialate O-acetylesterase, producing MKELLVMSSVVAASCLRLMGSGLQPDPLFSDHTVLQHGVVCPIWGLAEAGETVTVDFLGQRQQAQADAHGQWRVKLEPLEPGGPYEMVISGANERLTFEDVLVGEVWLCSGQSNMARTLVPPPQVLPRRDYWEASAAEADYPQIREFKVRGRTADEPHALSTGEWEVCTPENARGFSAVGYFFARDLSKARGDVPVGIITAAVGATGIANWMSLDALNAEPGLEPTMAYFAKVHARYPAALEKYEADMVEYEARLKAYEVNGGEKPKKPHEPRNPFTDPYRMGANYNGKIAPLMPYAIKGALWYQGEQDRNHPRNYPYYLRSLIGSWREAWGRGDFPFIVIQLPDHEKTEAIFRVVQQEGAEYVPNTAIVVTMDVGDPQDIHPPNKEPVGVRSALAARVLAYGEPILGYSPQLESVEVEGAELTLYFADADGLMAVDGPAKGFELSGVDKKFVPASARINEDRVILSAEGIEAPKYVRYAWSNVPVVNVYNAAKLPIAPFSQTIK
- a CDS encoding SGNH/GDSL hydrolase family protein: MFTSTKSARSALMAVACLFTTQFMSAEPLVRSGQKIAFLGDSITEQGFRTSSGYVNLVRMGLEANDLKIEVIPAGKSGHKSNQMLGRLQRDVLEKQPDWMTLSCGVNDVWHQSRNAGVLLPAYKENITKIVDQCEAAGVKILLLTATPIKEVENELNQKLVGYNDFLRELAVERNLPLADTSAAFWQTLETESKPSYKGLFLTVDGVHMNPVGDMLMATEVLKAFGLDEAQLAKAEAAWMNVQTRVNAGTNLRVEDYMKLRQLAEQKEDSPGHLLNLTYKNAVKELLTEPTE
- a CDS encoding SGNH/GDSL hydrolase family protein, translating into MTTLTHLRRLAACVALLVSAASLHAEGIRIQSGQKLAFLGDSITQYGANNPSGYARLVKIGLMENGVNAEYVFAGISGHKSNQMLARLERDVLSKQPDWMTLSCGVNDVWHGERGVPLEDYKTNITEIVDRCEAAGVTVMILTATPIKEVPNELNEKLAGYNAFLRELAAERDLPLVDLNAAFWKKLNQPSGPRPEGLYLTGDGVHMNPLGDMLMAAEILKAFGLSEDQIAKGRTVWLQRPVRLNVYANVTVADYIKLNAVAADESSVGDMLTDAFSKDVEALIEAPIQ
- a CDS encoding FAD-dependent oxidoreductase; translated protein: MISEPSRQTPLVRQADVVVCGAGPAGVSAAIAAAASGAETVLIESAGCLGGVWTSGLLTYVLDGKGQSPVTRRILDELNKREGQHARWHENDRVANLDWAKDSFIYEPESMKWVLERLCLEFGIHVRLHTRVCDVVKRSDNEREIEAVITESKSGREAWQGKVYIDTTGDGDVAAQAGCNFDLGRPGTGEVQPLTLMCLVQTPFPERLQPMSRLSGKELREAFAESGVVTSYASPVFFEVRPDLYALMLNHKHGSALNAGELSQATFEARDEVMRTIESLREAGGAWEGLRVVATANQIGVREGRRIRGRYTVTVDDMIEGRSHPDAVCRVHFPIDVHSTRKEGQSSDFDEENQIRTQPYDVPLRSLIAADVDNLMMAGRNISGDFIAHSSYRVTGNSVAMGEAAGAFAADAVRVGERVTNWPTEHVVSCVLRLSQCFER